CTCGCCCGTGGCCAGCAGCGCACCGTTGACGAGGATGTCCACCGGTTCGCTCGTCTGGCGGCCGAGCTCGACGACCGAGCCCGTCGAGAGGTTCAGCACGTCCCGGAACTTGAGCTGCGCACGGCCGAGTTCGACCGAGATCTTCAGGTTCACGTCGAGCAGCATGTCCAGGTTCTCGGCCTGGGGCACGTCGGCCCCGAGATCCTCCAGGAGCGAGCTGGACTCGGCATCGGCGACGGCGGTGCCGCCGTCCTCGCCCGTCGGGTTGAAGTCGTCGTGGGACATGGAAGCCTACTCCTTGTTCAGCTGCTGGATCAGTTTCACCG
The genomic region above belongs to bacterium and contains:
- the fliN gene encoding flagellar motor switch protein FliN, with the protein product MSHDDFNPTGEDGGTAVADAESSSLLEDLGADVPQAENLDMLLDVNLKISVELGRAQLKFRDVLNLSTGSVVELGRQTSEPVDILVNGALLATGEVVVVDDHFAVRITKLLNRVERLKRVL